The following are from one region of the Heliangelus exortis chromosome 2, bHelExo1.hap1, whole genome shotgun sequence genome:
- the GCM2 gene encoding chorion-specific transcription factor GCMb, whose protein sequence is MKLTWDINDPKLPQEPKHFDAFQEWPDGYVRFIYSSEEKNAQRHLSGWAMRNTNNHNCQILKKSCLGVVVCARSCALPGGARLQLRPAICDKARQKQQKKACPNCNSALELIPCRGHSGYPVTNFWRLDGKAIFFQAKGVHDHPRPESKLEAEARRSAVKKQMSSSHHSQKKRSLNSEAARYHDSGGYVNNLQNLPCMDGPERAGIIADTSLSIPAQSYPSLQSTDLYKASHDSTSFPEDQLSPYPKCPNPRIYMPRPCSYEYGVPTFISSSPYPTFYKDLANPTLDSDPLVLNGSHYNAVTVHDKNFDNPGRHYGLKPAWGKSGCGDRSDYGQMQASANHPYYGGDYPCRYGPSASPMAPPLQTVITTTTKVSYQAYKPSTLKYSDNLCDVKNLQSYTHVAENVSGAIYSGMKIQEDFGMVKSALLYQHDPVPTKSEPAETMETYRYGPPLVNSYAEHEGQTLRFESGEY, encoded by the exons ATGAAGCTCACCTGGGACATCAACGACCCCAAGCTTCCGCAG GAGCCCAAGCACTTTGATGCCTTCCAGGAATGGCCCGACGGCTACGTGCGGTTCATCTACTCCAGCGAGGAGAAGAATGCCCAGAGACACCTGAGCGGCTGGGCCATGCGAAACACCAACAACCACAACTGCCAGATCCTGAAGAAATCCTgcctgggggtggtggtgtgtGCCAGGAGCTGTGCCCTGCCCGGCGGAGCCAGGCTCCAGCTTCGCCCCGCCATATGTGACAAGGCTcggcagaagcagcaga AGAAAGCCTGCCCAAACTGTAACTCTGCCCTTGAGCTCATTCCTTGCCGAGGACACAGTGGTTACCCAGTCACTAACTTCTGGAGACTTGATGGCAAAGCAATATTTTTCCAG GCTAAAGGAGTCCATGACCACCCCAGGCCAGAGAGTAAATTGGAGGCAGAGGCAAGACGAAGTGCAGTTAAGAAGCAAATGTCCTCTTCTCACCATTCCCAGAAAAAGAGATCTCTAAACTCAGAG GCAGCAAGGTACCATGACAGCGGTGGCTATGTCAATAACCTACAGAATCTGCCCTGTATGGATGGCCCAGAAAGAGCTGGTATCATTGCAGACACCAGTCTGTCAATTCCAGCTCAGTCTTACCCTTCACTGCAAAGCACTGACCTCTACAAAGCATCTCATGACTCCACCAGCTTCCCAGAGGACCAGTTATCACCATACCCAAAGTGCCCCAATCCACGGATTTACATGCCCAGGCCATGCAGCTATGAGTATGGAGTTCCTACCTTCATAAGCTCCAGCCCTTACCCAACATTTTACAAAGATCTGGCAAATCCTACTCTTGACAGTGACCCCCTTGTTTTGAATGGATCTCACTACAATGCTGTGACTGTCCACGACAAGAACTTTGATAACCCTGGCAGACATTACGGGTTGAAACCAGCTTGGGGGAAAAGTGGCTGTGGAGACCGGAGTGACTATGGACAGATGCAAGCAAGTGCCAACCACCCTTACTATGGTGGGGACTACCCCTGCAGGTATGGTCCCAGTGCCTCTCCCATGGCCCCACCATTGCAGACGGTCATCACAACCACCACCAAGGTGTCCTACCAAGCCTACAAGCCATCCACGCTGAAATACAGTGACAATCTCTGTGATGTGAAGAACCTTCAGAGCTATACCCACGTGGCAGAAAATGTCTCGGGTGCTATCTATTCAGGAATGAAGATTCAGGAAGACTTTGGGATGGTAAAGTCGGCGTTGCTTTACCAGCATGACCCAGTCCCCACAAAGTCTGAACCAGCTGAGACCATGGAAACTTACAGGTATGGGCCACCACTGGTGAACAGTTATGCTGAGCATGAAGGACAGACCTTAAGATTTGAGAGTGGTGAATATTGA